Within Campylobacter jejuni, the genomic segment GCACTTTATCCAAGCGTGGATGAAAATTATCCTTATGTAATCCGCTTAGTCAGTGAAATTTTAGAAAGCAATGGCTCAAGTTCTATGGCAACGGTTTGTGGCGGATCTTTAGCCTTAAAAGCAGCAGGAGTGCCAAGCTTAAAACTTGTTGCAGGAGTAGCCATGGGGCTTATCTTTGAAGATAACAAATATGCTGTTTTAACAGATATCATGGGACTTGAAGATCATGATGGGGATATGGATTTTAAAGTAGCAGGAAGCAAAGACGGCATTACGGCTCTTCAAATGGATATAAAACTAGGTGGAATCGATCAAGAAACACTCAAAAAAGCTTTATATCAAGCCAAAGAAGGAAGACTTCATATCTTAAGCATTATGGAAGAAGCTGCAAAAGAAATCATAGTCAATGAAGAAGTTTTACCTAAACTTGAGCTTTTTAGCGTTGATCCTTCAAAAATCGTTGATATCATAGGGCAAGCTGGAAAAACCATCAAAGAAATCATAGAAAAATTTGGCGTTTCTATAGACTTAGATCGCGAAAAAGGTGAAGTAAAGATAGCAGGGAGTCAAAACGAGCAAATCAAAGCTGCAAAAAACTACATCATAAACATCACAAGCTCTCAAAAAGGAACTAAAAAAGGCTCTAAAGACAAAGATATATCAGGCTTTGAACTTGGACAAGAATTTCAAGGTATTGTTAAAAAAATCGCTCCTTTTGGAGCCTTTGTGGAACTTAAAAATGGTGTTGATGGTTTATTGCATAGTTCAAAAAGCAAGCATCTTAATTTAACTGAAAACCAAAGTTTAAAGGTGAAAATCAGCGAAATTAAAAACGGAAAAATTTCTGTGGATTTGTGCGAGTGAGTGAATTTTTAACTCATCCTTTTAAGCCTTTTTTTGACAAAGATTCTAAAATCTTAATTTTAGGATCTTTTCCTTCTATTAAATCAAGACAAGATGGCTTTTATTATCAACACCCAAGAAATCGTTTTTGGCCTATACTAGAAACACTTTTTAATGCAAAATTAGAAAATATCACAGAACAACAAGCCTTTTTAAGAAAAAAACATATCGCTCTTTGGGATGTACTTCAAAGTTGCAAGATAAAAAATTCAGATGATAAAACCATAAGTTATGCAAAAGCCAATGATTTAAGCCTGATCCTTTCTCAAACCAAAATCCAAGCCATTTTTACTACAGGACAAAGTGCTTATAGATTTTTTGTTAAATTCCACCCTCACTTAGAAGCCATAGCCCTACCCTCAACTTCTCCTGCAAATTTAAATTTTTCTTTTGAACAGCTTTTACAAAACTATGAAATAATCAAAAAATTTACAAAATAAAAGAATATTTTAATTTTTTAGATTTTAGAATAATTATAAAAATTTAAGGAGTTAAAAATGCCTTTTGTAAATATACGCATCACCAAAGAAAACGGAGAGCCTACAACAGAACAAAAACAAGAGCTTATCGCGGGAGTAACGGATTTACTTGCTAAGGTTTTAAACAAAAATAAAAGCTCGACTGTGGTAATTATCGATGAAATCGATACGGATAATTACGGACTAGGTGGAAAAAGCATTACCCAAGTAAGAAAAGAAAAAAGCTAGTTTACATCTAGCTTTTGCGTGTTATCCTTGAATTCAAATTCCACTCTCTTAGCTCCAAAACCTTTAGCAATAGCTTCTAAAGTATCCTTAGCACTTTTATGAATTTTGCTTTCTAAATTTTGGATAAGATTTAAAGACAAGTCTTTAACCTCATCTTTGGCTTCTTTTATGAGTTTGTTTTTATCACTTTCGCTAAAACTAATCCCCGTACTATTGATAGAATCAGGCAGCAAAAAAGGTAAAAATTTAGCATTTTTTTCATCATAAAATTTCATATCTATGATGCTGTGTTTGTATCTACACTCTGGCATGATGATCTTATAAGCATCGTCCCCTAAAGGCAAAATATCAAAGTTTTTATCCCTTAAATCATACAAGAAAGTGATCTCAAATTCAAAAATCAAAGCAATCTGTCTTTCACTTAAAGACCATCCTAAAAGATTTTTCCAAATTCCATTAAAAGCACTATCTTTTTTAGTAACAATCTCTTTACTAAAAACTTGAAAAACACTTAATTCTCCTATGGATTTAAGCTGCATGATATCGCTAAAACTTTGCGTACTTTTTTCTTCTATTTTAGGGCTTTTATACTGCCTAAAAAGCACTACAAACAAAAGCACAAGCAAAATCATCACTAAAACAAATAAAATCATTTCCATTTTAAACCTTTCTAAATTTATAAACCTTGATTTGAAAAGATATATTTTTTCTCAAACGCTAAGAAAATAAAAGCATTAATGATAAAAATCAAACACACAAAAGTAAAAACAAATTCCACACTAAAATGTGAAGCCATAAGCCCTCCTCCAAAAGCACCGCAAAAATTTCCCAAAAATTGACAAGTTTGATTAAAACCAAAAATCACACTTAAATTTTTAGCACTCACACTTTTTTTAAGCAAGGCATTCACACAAGGCAAAAGTCCTCCAAGTCCTACACCTATAAGCAAACACACGAAAATAAGCGTATAAACATTACTTGCTACAGCCTGCAAATAAAAGCAAATTCCACAAAATATCAAAGCTCTAAAAATAATCTTACTAGGCCCTATCTTATCAGCGATTTTTCCAAGTTTTGGTGCGAAAAAAAGATTGCTAATCCCATTTGCAGCCACCACTATACCCACCCAAAGAGCCAAATTTCCACCTTGATGAATTTGCTCAACATAGATACTTAAAATCGGCATCACTCCAAAAATACCAAATTGTATCACAAAAGTAGTGATAAAAAGAACGATGATAAGGGTTTTGTTTTCTTTCACTTTTTGAGTATTTTTCTTCGCCTCTTTTTGAATTTTTCTCCCATGGATGAAAAAATAAATCGTCACAAAAGAACAAGTGATCAAAAAAGCCACCACATCAAAAACCGCACTAATACTAAAAAATTCAGCCACAAAGCCACCAAACAAAGGCTCAAGTAAACTTCCACTTATAGAAGCCGTAGAAAGAGTTCCTAAAGCATAAGCCACTTTTTCTTTAGGTGCTATCACGGCGATAAACACGACAGCAGCAGAAGTAAAACCTGAAATTATCCCTGTTAAACCCCGCACAAAAACCACTTCTAAAGCACTATGAGCAAAGCTAAAAACGGACATCCCAAAACTTGCACGAAGAAGCATATTTTTATAACCATACTTTGCGCCCAAAAAAGCCCACAAAGGTGAAAAAACAGCCATAAAAAGCGGAGTGATCCCAAAAGCAAGTCCTGAATAAAACGCTATCTCACTCATATCAACATGTCCTAGTTCTTTGATATAAAAAGGCAAAATCGGAGCGATTTGACTAAGCCCCATACTTGTGGTAAAAACACCAAACCAACACACAAGCAAAGTTCTATTGAAATTTTCCATGGGTTTATTGTATGATATTTTTTATAATTTTTAATTAAAACTCAAGGATAAAAATGAAAAAAATACTCTTTATATGCTTAGGCAATATATGCCGTTCACCTATGGCAGAATTTATCATGAAAGATCTTGTCAAAAAAGCAAATTTAGAAAAAGAATTTTTTATAAGCAGTGCTGGAACTTCAGGAGAACACGATGGAGAAGGTATGCACTATGGCACCAAAAACAAACTTGCCCAACTTAACATAGAACACAAAAACTTCACAAGCAAAAAACTCACTCAAAAGCTTTGCGATGAAAGCGATTTTTTAATCACCATGGACAATTCTAACTTCAAAAATGTTTTAAAAAACTTCACCAACACCCAAAACAAAGTTTTAAAAATCACTGATTTTAGTCCTAGTCTAAACTACGATGAAGTCCCTGATCCTTGGTATAGTGGGAATTTTGATGAAACTTATAAAATTTTATCCCTAGCTTGTAAAAATTTACTTGTTTTTTTATCAAAATAATTTAAAACAACTATATATTACTTCTCGTTTACTTTTTAGGCTTATACTTCTAAACGAACCGAAAAACATTCATAAGAAAAACTCCTTAAAATTACACGCCTAGCTTAAATCCCTTTAGCTAGGCTTTTCTTTAAGATGTTTTTATCCTTCGGATTTAAAATTTTTACTATTTTAAGTGCTTCTTAAGAAAAAACTCCAAATTTATGTGCTACAATTACGATGTTTTATTAATTTTTGACAAGGAGAATTCTCATGAAACTAGTTAAACTTAGTTTAGTTGCAGCTCTTGCTGCAGGTGCTTTTTCAGCAGCTAACGCTACTCCACTTGAAGAAGCGATCAAAGATGTTGATGTATCAGGTGTATTAAGATACAGATACGATACAGGTAATTTTGATAAAAATTTCGTTGACAACTTAAATTTAAACAACAGCAAACAAGATCACAAATATAGAGCACAGGTTAACTTCAGTGCTGCTATAGCTGATAACTTCAAAGCTTTTGTTCAATTTGACTATAATGCTGCTGATGGTGGTTATGGTGCTAATGGAATAAAAAATGATCAAAAAGGACTTTTTGTTCGTCAATTATACTTAACTTATACAAATGAAGATGTTGCTACAAGTGTAATCGCTGGTAAACAACAACTAAACATTATCTGGACTGACAATGGAGTTGATGGTTTAGTAGGAACAGGTATCAAAGTAGTAAACAACAGCATCGATGGTTTAACTCTAGCTGCTTTTGCTGTAGATAGCTTCATGGCTGCAGAACAAGGTTCAGATTTAGTAGGAGCAAACGGTAGTGCATTTAAAGTAGATTCAATTGGAAATCTTTACGGTGCTGCTGCTGTAGGTTCTTATGATCTTGCTGGCGGACAATTCAACCCACAATTATGGTTAGCTTACTGGGATCAAGTAGCATTCTTCTATGCTTTAGATGCATCTTATAGCACAACTATCTTTGATGGAATCAACTGGACACTTGAAGGTGCTTACTTAGGAAATAGCCTTGATAGCGAACTTGATAAAACATACGCTAATGGCAATTTATTTGCTTTAAAAGGTAGCATTGAAGTAAATGGTTGGGATGCTAGCCTTGGTGGTTTATACTACGGTGATAAAGAAAAAGCTTCTACAGTTGCAATCGAAGATCAAGGCAATATTGGTTCTTTACTTGCAGGTGAGGAAATTTTCTATACTACTGGTTCAAGACTAAATGGTGATACTGGTAGAAATATCTTCGGTTATGTAACTGGTGGATATACTTTCAACGAAACAGTTCGCGTTGGTGCTGACTTCGTATACGGTGGAACAAAAACAGAAGCTACTAATCATTTAGGTGGTGGTAAAAAACTTGAAGCTGTTGCAAGAGTAGATTACAAATACTCTCCAAAACTTAACTTCTCAGCATTCTATTCTTATGTGAACCTAGATCAAGGTAAAAACACTAATGAAAGTGCTGATCATAGCACTGTAAGACTTCAAGCTCTTTACAAATTCTAAGAAGCTTTCAAGTCTAACTTCAAGGCGGAGTTTTGCTCCGCCTTTTTTTATGCCTGATTTTTAAAACTTAAATTTATATAAAAAATTTTCCCAAGCTAAAACGCTTTAGGAAAATTAAGATTTAAACCAATTAGTGATTTTTTCAAAAAGCCCTTTTTGCTCTTGATGCATACCATCTTTGATGCCAAAACTTTCACTTAGTTTTTCTAAAAGTTCTTTTTGCTCATCGTTTAAAGAAGTTGGGAATTTGATAGAAATTTGAACGATTTGATTTCCCATGCGAGAACTATGAACATCTTTTACCCCTTCTTTTTCAAGAACAAATCTTTGTCCATCTTTAGCACCCTTTGGTAAATTTAAGGTCGCTTCACCGCGTATGGTGGGTACTTTTATACTCTCTCCTAAGATAGCTTGAGTAAAAAACACTGGAAATTCTATATATATATCATCATCATCTCTGATAAAAGTATCATCTTCAGCGGCGATGATCTTAACATACATATCCCCTCTAGTACCATTTTTTAAGATATTACCTTTAGCATTGACACGAAGCTTCATACCTGTATCTACACCTTCTGGGATATTAAGCTCGACACTATCTTTGCTTTCATTATAACCCAAACCTTTACAATCACTACATTTTTCACTAGCTTTTTCTCCACTTCCTTGACAATCAGGACAAGTTTGTGCAAAAGTGATAAAACCTTGAGAAACTCCAACTTGTCCCCTACCTTGACATTTTGGACAAGTTTGAAGTTTTCCATCTTTAGCCCCTGTTCCATTACAAGTTTTACAAGAGCATTTATAAGTAAAGTCTATATTTTTCTTACAACCAAAAACCGCTTCTTTAAAACTTAATTTTAAATTAAAGATAAAATCTGAAGGGATTTTTTCATCATTTGAACTTTTTCTACGACGCGATGATGAACCAAAGCCCTCTCCAAAAAAATTAGAAAATATATCTCCTAAATCCTCAAAACCACCAAAACCTGAGCTATTAGAACCAAATCCACCGCCTTTTAAAGCATCTTTTCCGTATCTATCATAAATAGCTCGCTTTTCATCATTGCTTAAAACTTCATAGGCTTCATTAACAAGCTTGAATTTATCTTCTGCTTCTTTATCGCCCTGATTTCTATCAGGATGGTATTTTAAAGCCATTTTTCTATAGGCCTTTTTTATAGTTTCTTTATCAGCATTTTGCGTGATTTCAAGAAGTTCATAATAACTTATTTCCACATTATTCCTTTAAAAAATTTAAAATTTTACTAGAATTTTAATTTTAAAAATTCAAAAATATAATTTTAGCAAAAATAAAATCAATAATTTATCAAATTTTAAATAAAATTATGTAAAGATTTTAAAGACTACATAAAAATTTACAAGGACACTAGAATGATTAATGTGTTGATGATAGAAGATGATCCTGACTTTGCACAATTATTATCTGAATATTTAGCGCAATTTAATATTAAAATCACAAATTTTGAAAATCCTAAAAGTGCTTTAAATGTGGGTATTCAAGGCTATGATTGTCTGATTTTAGATTTAACTTTACCTGGAATTGATGGTCTTGAAGTTTGTAGAGAAATCCGACAAAAAAGCAATATTCCTATTATTATCTCATCAGCTAGAGGTGACTTAAGCGATAAAGTTGTGGGGCTTCAAATCGGCGCTGATGATTATCTACCAAAGCCTTACAATCCAAAAGAAATGTATGCAAGGATTATGAGTCTTATTCGTCGCACAAAAAGAATTGAACACGCTAATAATGAAAATATTAACTCTGCTTTCAAAATCGATGAAAGAAGACATGAGATCACCTATGAAGATAAGGTTTTAACACTTACTCCTGCTGAATTTGAAATTTTAGAATACCTTATCCAACAACACGGATATAGTGTTTCAAGAGAACAGCTTGTAAGTCGCTGTAAAAATCTAAAAGATAAAGATTCTAAAAGCCTTGATGTTATCATCGGTCGCCTAAGGGTAAAAATAGGAGATAGTTCAAAATCTCCAAAACATATTTTTTCTGTTAGAGGTATAGGATATAAACTGATAGGATGACAAAAAATTATTCTATTTATACCAAACTGATTATTTTATTTGTTGTTACTTTTTTCTTGGTTTGTGTGCTTTTTATCGTTCTTTTAAAAATAGAAAGGAATGCCTATAATGAAGAAGAAAGTTTAAAACAAGAAAATCTTATAAAAAATTTACTCATCTCCTATGAAAACACTTCAGGTGTTGAAATAGGAGCTTATCTTGGAAACAGCGGTTTTAATGCTATACAAAATCCCCATCTTGTAAAAGCTATAAGAAATAATGGACAATCACTTTTTAAAGCAGGCGGAGAGCTTTGTACTCTTTCTTCTTTAAAATATCATAGCAATCTTTATTTTGATGTTCAATGTAAAGATTTTGATAGCTTGTATGAAGAAAATACTAGTGATAGGGTTTATAATCTTTTATTGATAGGATTTTTCTCTTTTTCTTTGTTGGTTGTTTTTATGTATTTTTCTGTATTAAGATCCTTAGAACCTTTAAAAAAATTAAGAAGACAAGTTGCCGAAGTTGTAAATGGGGAACAACCTGATTTTCTAGACTATCGAGAAGATGAAGTAGGCAAGATCGCCTTTGAATTTCAAAAAGCTTTCAAGAAAAATCAAGAATTAATCCAATCAAGACAACTTTTCCTAAGAACAATTATGCATGAGTTAAAAACCCCTATAGGAAAAGGGAGAATCATTTCTGAAATGATCAAAGAAGACAGACAAAAAGAAAGACTTATCGCTATATTTTTACGCATGGATTCTTTGATCAATGAATTTGCCAAAATCGAAAATTTATTTTCAAAAAACTACAACTTACACTTTAAACCTAGTCGTTTTAGTGCTATACTTGAAGAAGCTAAAGAGCACCTTATGAGAGATGATTTTAATAAAGTTGTAAAAGTCGATATAAGATATGATGCTTTAATTAATGTTGATATGGAAATTTTCTCTGTAATTTTAAAAAATCTTATCGATAATGCCTTAAAATACTCAAGTAATGGCACTTGTGAGCTTTTTTGTTGTAAAGAATGTTTTACCATTAAAAATCCAGGTAAGCCTTTAGCGGAGCCTATAGAGCATTATCTTGAAGCTTTTACAAGAGAAAAACACAATCAAGTCAAAGGTATGGGACTAGGACTTTATATAGTTTCAGA encodes:
- the porA gene encoding major outer membrane protein, with amino-acid sequence MKLVKLSLVAALAAGAFSAANATPLEEAIKDVDVSGVLRYRYDTGNFDKNFVDNLNLNNSKQDHKYRAQVNFSAAIADNFKAFVQFDYNAADGGYGANGIKNDQKGLFVRQLYLTYTNEDVATSVIAGKQQLNIIWTDNGVDGLVGTGIKVVNNSIDGLTLAAFAVDSFMAAEQGSDLVGANGSAFKVDSIGNLYGAAAVGSYDLAGGQFNPQLWLAYWDQVAFFYALDASYSTTIFDGINWTLEGAYLGNSLDSELDKTYANGNLFALKGSIEVNGWDASLGGLYYGDKEKASTVAIEDQGNIGSLLAGEEIFYTTGSRLNGDTGRNIFGYVTGGYTFNETVRVGADFVYGGTKTEATNHLGGGKKLEAVARVDYKYSPKLNFSAFYSYVNLDQGKNTNESADHSTVRLQALYKF
- a CDS encoding DNA-deoxyinosine glycosylase, giving the protein MSEFLTHPFKPFFDKDSKILILGSFPSIKSRQDGFYYQHPRNRFWPILETLFNAKLENITEQQAFLRKKHIALWDVLQSCKIKNSDDKTISYAKANDLSLILSQTKIQAIFTTGQSAYRFFVKFHPHLEAIALPSTSPANLNFSFEQLLQNYEIIKKFTK
- a CDS encoding 2-hydroxymuconate tautomerase family protein; translated protein: MPFVNIRITKENGEPTTEQKQELIAGVTDLLAKVLNKNKSSTVVIIDEIDTDNYGLGGKSITQVRKEKS
- a CDS encoding low molecular weight protein-tyrosine-phosphatase; this encodes MKKILFICLGNICRSPMAEFIMKDLVKKANLEKEFFISSAGTSGEHDGEGMHYGTKNKLAQLNIEHKNFTSKKLTQKLCDESDFLITMDNSNFKNVLKNFTNTQNKVLKITDFSPSLNYDEVPDPWYSGNFDETYKILSLACKNLLVFLSK
- the racR gene encoding response regulator transcription factor, which translates into the protein MINVLMIEDDPDFAQLLSEYLAQFNIKITNFENPKSALNVGIQGYDCLILDLTLPGIDGLEVCREIRQKSNIPIIISSARGDLSDKVVGLQIGADDYLPKPYNPKEMYARIMSLIRRTKRIEHANNENINSAFKIDERRHEITYEDKVLTLTPAEFEILEYLIQQHGYSVSREQLVSRCKNLKDKDSKSLDVIIGRLRVKIGDSSKSPKHIFSVRGIGYKLIG
- the dnaJ gene encoding molecular chaperone DnaJ, producing MEISYYELLEITQNADKETIKKAYRKMALKYHPDRNQGDKEAEDKFKLVNEAYEVLSNDEKRAIYDRYGKDALKGGGFGSNSSGFGGFEDLGDIFSNFFGEGFGSSSRRRKSSNDEKIPSDFIFNLKLSFKEAVFGCKKNIDFTYKCSCKTCNGTGAKDGKLQTCPKCQGRGQVGVSQGFITFAQTCPDCQGSGEKASEKCSDCKGLGYNESKDSVELNIPEGVDTGMKLRVNAKGNILKNGTRGDMYVKIIAAEDDTFIRDDDDIYIEFPVFFTQAILGESIKVPTIRGEATLNLPKGAKDGQRFVLEKEGVKDVHSSRMGNQIVQISIKFPTSLNDEQKELLEKLSESFGIKDGMHQEQKGLFEKITNWFKS
- a CDS encoding DUF4230 domain-containing protein, translated to MEMILFVLVMILLVLLFVVLFRQYKSPKIEEKSTQSFSDIMQLKSIGELSVFQVFSKEIVTKKDSAFNGIWKNLLGWSLSERQIALIFEFEITFLYDLRDKNFDILPLGDDAYKIIMPECRYKHSIIDMKFYDEKNAKFLPFLLPDSINSTGISFSESDKNKLIKEAKDEVKDLSLNLIQNLESKIHKSAKDTLEAIAKGFGAKRVEFEFKDNTQKLDVN
- the racS gene encoding ArsS family sensor histidine kinase: MTKNYSIYTKLIILFVVTFFLVCVLFIVLLKIERNAYNEEESLKQENLIKNLLISYENTSGVEIGAYLGNSGFNAIQNPHLVKAIRNNGQSLFKAGGELCTLSSLKYHSNLYFDVQCKDFDSLYEENTSDRVYNLLLIGFFSFSLLVVFMYFSVLRSLEPLKKLRRQVAEVVNGEQPDFLDYREDEVGKIAFEFQKAFKKNQELIQSRQLFLRTIMHELKTPIGKGRIISEMIKEDRQKERLIAIFLRMDSLINEFAKIENLFSKNYNLHFKPSRFSAILEEAKEHLMRDDFNKVVKVDIRYDALINVDMEIFSVILKNLIDNALKYSSNGTCELFCCKECFTIKNPGKPLAEPIEHYLEAFTREKHNQVKGMGLGLYIVSEVCKLHNFDLIYFYDDGKHCFKIFFGDKEK
- a CDS encoding MFS transporter is translated as MENFNRTLLVCWFGVFTTSMGLSQIAPILPFYIKELGHVDMSEIAFYSGLAFGITPLFMAVFSPLWAFLGAKYGYKNMLLRASFGMSVFSFAHSALEVVFVRGLTGIISGFTSAAVVFIAVIAPKEKVAYALGTLSTASISGSLLEPLFGGFVAEFFSISAVFDVVAFLITCSFVTIYFFIHGRKIQKEAKKNTQKVKENKTLIIVLFITTFVIQFGIFGVMPILSIYVEQIHQGGNLALWVGIVVAANGISNLFFAPKLGKIADKIGPSKIIFRALIFCGICFYLQAVASNVYTLIFVCLLIGVGLGGLLPCVNALLKKSVSAKNLSVIFGFNQTCQFLGNFCGAFGGGLMASHFSVEFVFTFVCLIFIINAFIFLAFEKKYIFSNQGL